A window of Calditrichia bacterium contains these coding sequences:
- a CDS encoding T9SS type A sorting domain-containing protein, translated as MNRKFLRTSVFFLILSGFGVLNAQNYISLGEDKCGFDPEVSAQMQRLLGQNWGYSYDSLLVDLGKWSESPYVTIDSIGASVLNRAIWQLKITAETLPLVPRRTVFIHARTHPNEVQAFWVTDEIINMLLSEDPFAQFLRDNCTFFILPMYNPDGVELGLPRQNANGIDIESGWDDAVQQPEVTVLRNRFIELMNAPEPIEVALNMHSAIACKRYFVYHHENGTSLPFTQLEKQFIGGVQSYFPTGIEPWDYYVSWANGTPNQYPESWWWMNHGEDVMALTYEDMNCATAGQYDQTAFATLHGISDYLGLVVTAMAGTPAPNYGQNVTLGQNYPNPVQLSAGTTLSTVFLYQLAQPQEIRLAIYDILGRRIAVVDEGYRSATTHRVFFDASDLPSGNYFYRLETPQGVQMNRFQVIR; from the coding sequence ATGAATCGAAAATTTCTCCGAACATCTGTTTTTTTTCTGATTTTATCAGGATTTGGCGTGTTGAACGCCCAAAATTACATCAGTTTGGGTGAGGACAAATGCGGCTTCGACCCGGAAGTTTCCGCACAAATGCAACGTTTGCTCGGGCAAAACTGGGGCTATAGTTACGATAGTTTGCTGGTCGATCTCGGTAAATGGTCGGAAAGCCCATACGTGACCATCGATTCGATTGGCGCGAGCGTGCTCAACCGGGCAATCTGGCAGTTGAAAATTACTGCCGAAACGCTGCCGCTGGTTCCCCGGCGCACCGTTTTTATCCACGCCCGGACCCACCCGAATGAGGTGCAGGCATTTTGGGTGACGGACGAAATTATCAACATGTTGTTGTCCGAAGATCCGTTTGCGCAGTTTTTACGCGATAATTGCACGTTTTTCATTTTGCCAATGTATAATCCAGACGGTGTGGAACTCGGGCTGCCGCGCCAAAACGCCAACGGCATCGATATCGAAAGCGGTTGGGATGACGCGGTTCAACAGCCGGAAGTTACGGTATTGCGTAACCGTTTTATCGAATTGATGAACGCGCCGGAGCCGATCGAAGTGGCGCTAAACATGCACTCGGCGATCGCCTGCAAACGCTATTTTGTGTATCATCACGAAAACGGCACATCGCTCCCGTTCACCCAATTGGAGAAACAATTTATCGGCGGCGTGCAAAGCTATTTCCCAACGGGCATCGAACCGTGGGATTATTATGTAAGCTGGGCAAACGGCACGCCGAACCAATACCCGGAAAGCTGGTGGTGGATGAATCACGGCGAAGACGTGATGGCGTTAACTTACGAAGATATGAATTGTGCCACCGCCGGGCAATACGACCAGACTGCGTTCGCAACGTTGCACGGCATTTCGGATTATTTGGGTTTGGTGGTAACGGCTATGGCCGGAACGCCGGCACCAAATTACGGACAGAACGTCACGTTGGGGCAAAATTATCCCAATCCGGTGCAGCTTTCTGCGGGGACGACGTTGTCCACTGTATTTTTGTATCAACTGGCGCAGCCGCAGGAAATCCGGCTGGCGATTTACGACATTCTCGGTCGCCGCATTGCCGTTGTTGACGAAGGCTATCGCAGCGCAACTACCCATCGCGTATTTTTCGATGCGAGTGATTTGCCCAGCGGCAATTATTTTTACCGGCTGGAAACACCGCAGGGCGTGCAAATGAACCGGTTTCAGGTGATCCGTTAA
- a CDS encoding glycerophosphodiester phosphodiesterase family protein yields the protein MRKFLVSFCVVFLAILFACQTNPSVIGEPQYRDFESFEALSEYLRWQPESTPLASAHRGGPMPGFPENCIETFENTLRYTPAILECDVRKTSDNVLVMMHDDTIDRTTNGRGNVSEMTFAEIRSKKLVGPDGNLTDFQVPTLAEVLKWADGKAILSLDIKGGIQPETIVDTIAAYAAESHVMVITYNLATAEAYFQRNPKLMISASAGDMEGFSRLVASEIPAENLVVFTGVSEPERELYDAIHSHNIRAILGTIGNLDRRANNRGIGVYTDLLRNGADILATDNLEMVATAIRKFVSE from the coding sequence TTGAGAAAATTTCTGGTCTCTTTCTGTGTTGTTTTTTTGGCAATTTTGTTCGCCTGCCAAACGAATCCGTCGGTCATCGGCGAACCACAATATCGCGATTTCGAATCTTTCGAAGCGCTGAGCGAATACCTTCGCTGGCAACCGGAATCGACGCCGTTGGCGAGCGCCCACCGTGGCGGCCCGATGCCCGGATTCCCCGAAAACTGTATCGAAACATTTGAAAATACCCTTCGGTATACACCGGCAATTCTGGAATGCGATGTCCGCAAAACCAGCGACAATGTGTTGGTGATGATGCACGATGACACCATCGATCGCACAACCAACGGACGCGGAAATGTCAGCGAAATGACTTTTGCGGAAATTCGCTCAAAGAAATTGGTGGGTCCCGATGGCAACCTCACCGATTTTCAGGTGCCCACGCTCGCCGAAGTGCTGAAATGGGCGGATGGCAAAGCCATTTTGTCACTCGATATCAAAGGCGGCATTCAGCCGGAAACCATCGTCGATACGATTGCCGCATACGCCGCTGAATCGCATGTGATGGTTATTACCTACAATTTGGCAACCGCCGAAGCATATTTTCAACGCAATCCCAAATTGATGATTTCCGCATCGGCGGGTGATATGGAAGGGTTTAGCCGGTTGGTTGCCAGCGAAATTCCAGCGGAAAATCTGGTGGTTTTCACCGGCGTTTCCGAGCCGGAGCGGGAATTGTATGACGCCATTCACAGCCACAACATTCGCGCAATTCTCGGCACCATCGGTAACCTGGACCGGCGCGCAAACAACCGCGGTATTGGCGTTTACACAGATTTATTGCGCAACGGGGCAGACATTCTGGCAACGGATAACCTGGAAATGGTTGCCACTGCCATTCGCAAATTTGTATCGGAATAG
- a CDS encoding nuclear transport factor 2 family protein has translation MIRTIVFLLACCIFLPVFAQDCDFDCTLKKHLDAIQNQDYEAFASTVTTGDSIMFILPNGKYFESTATFHELIKGWFAETGWHFNYKIMRKFVGTDLATALLLVSYDEDDRNGKPYHINHFLNLIFQKENGEWRLIHDQNTKTELE, from the coding sequence ATGATTCGCACGATTGTATTTTTGTTGGCTTGCTGCATTTTCCTGCCGGTTTTTGCACAGGACTGCGATTTTGATTGTACGCTCAAAAAGCATTTGGATGCCATCCAAAATCAGGATTACGAAGCGTTTGCCAGTACCGTAACTACCGGTGACAGCATCATGTTTATTTTGCCGAACGGCAAATATTTTGAATCCACAGCTACATTTCACGAGTTGATCAAAGGCTGGTTTGCCGAAACAGGCTGGCACTTCAATTATAAAATTATGCGCAAATTTGTGGGAACCGATTTGGCAACAGCGCTGCTTTTGGTGAGCTACGATGAGGATGACCGGAATGGAAAACCGTATCACATCAACCATTTTTTGAACCTTATTTTCCAAAAAGAAAATGGGGAATGGCGGTTGATTCACGATCAAAATACGAAAACAGAACTCGAATAA
- a CDS encoding dienelactone hydrolase family protein, whose amino-acid sequence MVNKCDFRLFTGLFVFIFLSSLLLAQNPDRERLNNSPRHHEWVSVTHGERAVQAFLVFPEVENKAKAVIVIHENRGLTDWVCSVADQLAERGYIAIAPDLLSGMAPDGGKTSDFADQSAAREAIYKLEQEQVTADLNAIFEYVKSLPAASGDVAVAGFCWGGSQSFLYATNQSELTEAFVFYGTPPDDTSLIEKIACPVYGFYGGNDARVNASIPTITEMMTAAGKTYDPVIYDGAGHGFMRAGEAENASEANKTARDTGWDRWLDLLK is encoded by the coding sequence ATGGTAAATAAATGTGACTTCCGGTTGTTCACCGGATTATTTGTATTCATTTTTTTGAGCAGTTTGCTGCTCGCTCAAAATCCGGATCGCGAACGGCTGAACAACTCACCGCGCCATCACGAGTGGGTTTCCGTTACACATGGCGAACGCGCAGTGCAGGCGTTTCTGGTGTTCCCGGAAGTGGAAAATAAAGCCAAAGCCGTTATCGTGATTCACGAAAATCGCGGATTGACCGACTGGGTGTGCAGCGTTGCCGATCAACTGGCGGAAAGAGGATATATCGCAATAGCGCCGGATCTGCTCTCCGGAATGGCACCAGACGGCGGGAAAACCAGCGATTTTGCCGATCAAAGCGCCGCCCGCGAAGCGATTTACAAATTGGAACAGGAGCAAGTCACCGCCGACCTGAATGCAATTTTTGAATACGTAAAAAGCCTTCCCGCCGCATCCGGCGATGTTGCCGTAGCCGGTTTTTGCTGGGGCGGCAGCCAGTCGTTTTTGTATGCAACCAACCAATCCGAACTCACCGAAGCATTTGTTTTTTACGGCACTCCGCCGGATGACACATCGCTGATCGAGAAAATTGCCTGCCCGGTTTATGGATTTTATGGCGGAAACGATGCCCGCGTCAACGCTTCCATTCCCACCATCACCGAAATGATGACAGCCGCCGGAAAAACCTACGATCCGGTTATTTACGACGGCGCCGGTCACGGATTTATGCGCGCCGGGGAAGCCGAAAATGCATCCGAAGCCAACAAAACCGCCCGCGACACCGGATGGGACAGGTGGCTCGATCTGTTGAAATAA
- a CDS encoding transglycosylase SLT domain-containing protein: MNSLNRTDFLKLVGAGAIAALCDSRSLMAAPPPQVGDVPVNIVIPESYRPRTDDAFAGSLKRAVLDMLQTHYSTQNMPVWRKPFHQIDLEIRVHWIIQWMMAALRQHQRVYPVDPVLILAMIMKESYFYEYAVSVSLAVGICQFVQPTAQEYQMLCAGTLPEHGRPPYRMADYAGKNAEYYQIRRDRRDFYRTSRPKRRFDFNEMLAIIANNESDRYARDARIYKDYIERLDEFDRRRSEARDQFRDYLTANVAHRNLFDRNDLNFILGFDERFTYKKPLSGMVLMMARHLRARNGNVLPAVVGYNAGLSTTQDIGRFEPYGKIPHIEQSTEYISHVLVNHHEISRRL, encoded by the coding sequence ATGAATAGCTTAAATCGAACAGATTTTCTAAAATTGGTGGGCGCGGGAGCGATTGCCGCGCTTTGTGACAGCCGTTCGCTGATGGCTGCGCCACCGCCGCAAGTTGGCGATGTGCCGGTGAATATCGTCATTCCCGAAAGCTATCGCCCGCGCACCGATGATGCATTTGCCGGATCGCTGAAACGCGCCGTTCTGGACATGCTGCAAACCCATTATTCCACTCAAAATATGCCGGTTTGGCGCAAACCGTTTCATCAGATTGATCTGGAAATCCGGGTGCACTGGATTATCCAATGGATGATGGCTGCGCTGCGCCAGCACCAACGGGTGTATCCGGTCGATCCCGTGCTCATCCTCGCGATGATCATGAAAGAATCCTATTTTTACGAATATGCCGTTTCCGTTTCGCTGGCGGTGGGCATTTGCCAATTTGTGCAACCGACCGCGCAGGAATACCAGATGCTTTGTGCCGGAACGCTGCCCGAACACGGCAGACCGCCGTACCGGATGGCGGATTACGCCGGAAAAAACGCGGAATATTACCAGATTCGCCGTGATCGGCGCGATTTTTACCGCACCAGCCGCCCGAAACGGCGCTTCGATTTTAACGAAATGCTGGCGATTATCGCCAATAACGAATCCGATCGATACGCCCGCGACGCGCGAATATATAAAGATTATATCGAACGGCTGGATGAATTTGACCGGCGCAGATCGGAGGCACGCGACCAGTTTCGTGACTATCTGACCGCAAATGTTGCCCACCGTAACTTGTTTGATCGCAACGACTTAAACTTCATTTTAGGATTCGATGAGCGCTTTACCTACAAAAAACCGCTATCCGGAATGGTGCTGATGATGGCGCGCCATCTTCGCGCCCGAAACGGCAATGTGCTGCCCGCCGTGGTCGGCTACAACGCCGGACTTTCCACTACTCAGGACATCGGGCGGTTTGAGCCATACGGCAAAATTCCGCATATTGAGCAATCCACCGAATACATCAGCCACGTGTTGGTGAATCACCACGAAATTTCCCGCCGGTTGTAA
- a CDS encoding cryptochrome/photolyase family protein, giving the protein MPAHNPEHQPRHLLIVLGDQLSTTAPIFDDADPKADAIWMAENAEETTHVWCHKLRIAFFFSAMRHFRDTLRVRGFTVHYTEMGENPADDRGKNFAEILAKDIQSLKPEKLVVTEPGDWRVHEQLKSVAKSQNVPLEIRTDNHFYITTDEFGEWAKSRKNMVLEFFYRDLRRKFGILMDGKNEPVGGKWNFDHDNRQSFPKSGPDDLPAMPSFAPDAISQKVIELVELRFADHPGSLAHFQLPVSRDDARAFLADFIEKRLPDFGTFEDAMWSDEPFLYHSRLSALLNVKLLDPRECVNAAVNAWQNGRAPLNAVEGFVRQILGWREFVRGIYWQKMPEFLKMNALNHTAKVPQFFWDGKTDMNCVRHSMKMVIDHGYAHHIHRLMVLGLFAQLSGTHPRKFHEWHMAMYLDAIDWVSLPNTLGMSQFGDGGIVGTKPYCASGNYINKMSNYCGSCNYQYKQAVGENACPFTTLYWDFLDRHKNRLSQNQRMAMQYRNLDRKSDNELAEIRKHATVLKTKIANGESV; this is encoded by the coding sequence ATGCCCGCACACAATCCCGAACATCAACCGAGACATTTACTGATCGTGCTGGGCGATCAACTGAGCACAACCGCGCCGATTTTCGACGATGCTGATCCAAAAGCCGATGCCATTTGGATGGCGGAAAACGCCGAAGAAACGACCCACGTTTGGTGCCACAAACTGCGGATCGCTTTCTTTTTTTCGGCGATGCGCCATTTTCGGGATACATTGCGCGTCCGCGGTTTCACCGTGCATTACACGGAAATGGGCGAAAATCCTGCGGACGATCGCGGGAAAAATTTTGCGGAAATCCTGGCGAAAGACATTCAATCGCTGAAACCGGAAAAGCTGGTCGTCACCGAGCCGGGCGATTGGCGGGTGCACGAACAGTTGAAATCCGTTGCGAAATCGCAGAATGTGCCGCTGGAAATTCGTACAGACAATCATTTTTACATCACGACAGATGAATTTGGTGAATGGGCTAAGTCGCGTAAAAATATGGTGTTGGAGTTTTTTTATCGCGATTTGCGCCGCAAATTTGGCATTTTGATGGACGGCAAAAACGAGCCCGTCGGCGGCAAATGGAATTTTGATCACGACAATCGCCAATCCTTCCCGAAAAGCGGGCCGGATGACCTTCCGGCGATGCCGTCGTTCGCGCCGGATGCGATTTCCCAAAAAGTTATCGAATTGGTCGAATTGCGATTTGCGGATCATCCGGGCTCGCTGGCGCATTTTCAGTTGCCGGTCAGCCGCGACGATGCCCGCGCTTTTCTGGCAGATTTCATCGAGAAACGCCTGCCGGATTTCGGCACATTTGAAGATGCCATGTGGAGCGACGAACCGTTTCTCTACCATTCCCGGCTGTCCGCGCTGCTGAATGTGAAGCTGCTCGATCCACGCGAATGTGTGAACGCCGCCGTAAACGCGTGGCAAAACGGACGCGCACCACTCAACGCGGTGGAGGGATTTGTCCGGCAAATATTGGGCTGGCGGGAGTTTGTCCGGGGAATTTACTGGCAGAAAATGCCGGAATTTCTGAAAATGAACGCGCTGAACCACACGGCAAAAGTGCCGCAATTTTTCTGGGATGGCAAAACCGACATGAATTGTGTGCGCCATTCGATGAAAATGGTGATTGATCACGGCTACGCCCATCACATTCACCGGCTGATGGTGCTCGGATTATTCGCCCAGTTGAGCGGCACACATCCCCGAAAATTCCACGAGTGGCACATGGCGATGTATCTCGATGCGATCGATTGGGTGAGCCTGCCGAATACGCTTGGCATGAGCCAGTTCGGCGATGGCGGCATTGTCGGAACAAAGCCATATTGCGCATCCGGCAATTATATTAACAAAATGAGCAATTATTGCGGCAGCTGTAACTATCAATACAAACAGGCGGTTGGCGAAAATGCCTGTCCGTTTACCACACTTTATTGGGATTTTCTGGATCGTCACAAAAACCGGCTTTCGCAAAACCAGCGGATGGCGATGCAATATCGCAATCTCGACCGGAAAAGCGATAACGAGCTTGCCGAAATCCGTAAACATGCCACAGTTCTCAAAACGAAAATCGCCAATGGCGAATCGGTTTAA
- a CDS encoding calcium/sodium antiporter has protein sequence MVAFLFVSGLVFLIVGAEILVRGASRIAGALGISPLIIGLTVVAFGTSAPELAVSVKAVLTGQSGIALGNVIGSNIFNVLLILGISALIAPLVVSVQLVRLDVPLMIIISVAVLFMAMDGNLGRIDGLLLFCGFIGYTIFLVYQSRKERVSTEDVRSNPANGQSPQRQWLLNITMVLGGLLLLIFGSRWLVESAVIIATRLGISELIIGLTIIAAGTSLPEVVTSIIASIRGERDIAVGNVVGSNLFNIMVVLGLSSVVSPNGITISDAVFRFDIPVMIAVAFVCFPIFFTDGQISRWEGMLLLGYYIAYTLYLVLAATQHDALPIFSSAMLFFVLPLTAITLSIILFRAIKHRATL, from the coding sequence TTGGTAGCATTCTTATTTGTTTCCGGACTCGTTTTTTTGATAGTTGGCGCTGAAATTTTGGTTCGCGGTGCATCCCGGATTGCCGGCGCTCTGGGCATCTCGCCGCTGATAATCGGATTGACAGTGGTGGCTTTCGGCACGAGCGCGCCGGAATTGGCTGTCAGCGTTAAAGCTGTGTTGACCGGTCAATCCGGTATCGCTTTGGGAAATGTCATCGGGAGCAATATTTTTAACGTGCTGTTGATTTTGGGTATTTCCGCCCTCATTGCGCCGTTGGTTGTATCTGTTCAACTGGTGCGGCTGGATGTACCGCTAATGATTATCATTTCGGTAGCGGTTTTATTTATGGCAATGGATGGCAATTTAGGGCGAATCGACGGGCTGTTGCTGTTCTGCGGATTTATCGGTTACACAATTTTTCTGGTTTACCAGAGTAGAAAAGAGCGGGTTTCTACCGAAGATGTTCGATCAAATCCGGCAAACGGGCAATCTCCGCAACGACAGTGGTTGCTAAATATTACAATGGTGCTTGGCGGTTTACTACTGCTGATTTTTGGTTCGCGATGGCTGGTGGAGAGCGCTGTAATTATCGCCACACGTTTGGGCATCAGCGAGTTGATTATCGGGCTGACGATAATTGCAGCCGGCACATCGCTCCCGGAGGTGGTCACATCCATCATCGCGAGCATTCGCGGAGAGCGTGATATCGCCGTCGGGAATGTGGTAGGCAGCAATTTGTTTAACATTATGGTTGTATTGGGTTTAAGTAGCGTAGTTTCCCCAAACGGAATCACCATTTCCGATGCCGTTTTCCGGTTTGATATTCCCGTTATGATTGCCGTAGCATTCGTTTGTTTCCCGATATTTTTTACAGACGGGCAAATTTCGCGCTGGGAAGGCATGTTGCTGCTCGGCTATTATATTGCATACACATTATATCTGGTGCTGGCTGCCACTCAACACGATGCGCTGCCCATTTTTAGTTCAGCCATGCTGTTTTTTGTTTTGCCATTGACGGCGATAACCTTATCAATCATCCTGTTTCGAGCGATCAAACACAGAGCAACATTGTGA
- a CDS encoding thermonuclease family protein, whose product MEHTKYHYQAIVTSVYDGDTCTVDIDLGFSMWIKGEKLRLFRINAPEIRGAEREKGLVSRDFLRELIDGKEILVETIKDKKGKYGRYLAEIWLETPDGWLNINTHLVENGQAVFAEY is encoded by the coding sequence ATGGAGCACACCAAATATCATTATCAGGCGATTGTGACCAGCGTTTACGACGGCGATACCTGCACGGTGGATATTGATCTGGGTTTCAGTATGTGGATAAAAGGCGAAAAGCTGCGGCTCTTTCGGATCAACGCACCGGAAATTCGCGGCGCTGAGCGCGAAAAAGGACTGGTGTCGCGCGATTTTTTGCGCGAGCTGATCGACGGAAAAGAGATTCTTGTGGAAACCATCAAAGATAAAAAAGGGAAATACGGTCGTTATCTCGCCGAAATCTGGCTGGAAACACCGGACGGCTGGCTGAACATCAACACACATCTGGTTGAAAACGGACAAGCCGTTTTTGCTGAATATTGA
- a CDS encoding SH3 domain-containing protein — protein sequence MKNICNYWQIAMLMLLIGCAPKSTKTAVPEDPNAPIFTDAGEVMSVSVAAENVRQRPNGKILGQLRENQKLTIVKRSGNWVCFSNEKFARGWIWGPSVGYDYINLYNPATYFDSTRKTFYDIDYFRRMFSQRGEVRQSFSTSYELFFGEIGLGSHETTVLNVVEASDEIVAHGVTLFVERNSERITKIKVNYYQPMDGIENALAKSELPNIQPTEENNGHVIWRETLVPGLIVDLERREWDSNWFSGLWFMLPEK from the coding sequence TTGAAGAACATTTGCAATTATTGGCAGATCGCGATGCTGATGCTGTTGATCGGCTGTGCGCCGAAATCCACCAAAACCGCTGTGCCGGAAGATCCGAATGCACCGATTTTCACGGATGCCGGCGAGGTGATGTCCGTTTCGGTTGCAGCGGAAAATGTGCGGCAACGCCCGAACGGAAAAATTCTCGGTCAACTTCGGGAAAATCAGAAACTTACGATTGTGAAAAGAAGTGGAAACTGGGTATGTTTTTCCAATGAAAAATTTGCCCGTGGCTGGATTTGGGGACCATCGGTGGGTTACGATTACATCAATTTATACAATCCCGCAACCTATTTTGACAGCACTCGGAAAACGTTTTACGATATCGATTATTTCCGGCGGATGTTTTCGCAACGCGGTGAGGTTCGCCAATCATTTTCAACGTCGTACGAATTGTTTTTTGGGGAAATCGGGTTGGGCAGCCACGAAACCACAGTGCTGAACGTGGTGGAAGCCAGTGACGAAATTGTTGCGCACGGCGTTACGCTTTTTGTTGAACGCAATAGCGAGCGAATCACCAAAATTAAAGTGAATTATTACCAACCGATGGACGGAATAGAGAATGCGTTGGCAAAAAGCGAATTGCCAAACATTCAGCCAACTGAAGAAAATAACGGACATGTCATTTGGCGGGAAACGCTCGTTCCGGGGTTGATTGTCGATCTCGAGCGCCGAGAATGGGACAGCAATTGGTTTTCCGGGCTGTGGTTTATGTTGCCGGAAAAGTAA
- a CDS encoding sigma-70 family RNA polymerase sigma factor: MSFFSKNYRQISDEDLMAGISAGDTHAFDELYRRYSQRMLGYFYRMLGGDAEKAQDFLQDLFTKIIDNCDSYRNGARFSTWLFTIAGNMCKNEYRWQAVRRGTVNGFDPDLLPDIGSDIAETIDMRTLRELIGQELEQLDAHQRNAFVLRFQEQLSIKEISAVMKCAEGTTKSRLHYVTRKLAQKFRAYHPEKQEDNDNETHT; the protein is encoded by the coding sequence ATGAGTTTTTTCAGCAAAAATTATCGCCAGATCAGCGATGAAGATTTGATGGCTGGCATCAGCGCGGGCGATACGCACGCATTCGACGAGCTGTACCGGCGATACAGCCAGCGAATGCTCGGCTATTTTTACCGGATGCTCGGCGGCGATGCGGAAAAAGCGCAGGATTTTTTGCAGGATTTGTTCACAAAAATCATCGATAATTGCGACAGTTACCGCAACGGCGCGCGATTTTCAACCTGGCTGTTCACCATCGCCGGAAATATGTGCAAAAATGAATATCGCTGGCAGGCGGTTAGGCGCGGCACAGTAAACGGTTTCGATCCGGATTTGCTGCCCGATATCGGCAGCGATATTGCAGAAACAATTGATATGCGGACACTTCGCGAATTGATCGGGCAAGAATTGGAACAACTGGATGCGCATCAGCGAAACGCCTTTGTGTTGCGATTCCAGGAACAACTTTCAATAAAGGAAATCAGCGCCGTGATGAAATGTGCAGAGGGAACAACCAAATCCCGGTTGCATTACGTGACCCGGAAACTGGCGCAAAAATTCCGGGCGTATCATCCGGAAAAACAGGAGGATAACGACAATGAAACCCACACATGA
- a CDS encoding SDR family oxidoreductase has product MQQPVILITGASRGIGAATATLAAHNGYAVCINYNKNKTAAEALVRQIKDLGVRVMAVKADVANETEVQQMFRNIDSTFGRLDALVNNAGILEKQTTVQQIDAARLQRVFATNVFGSFLCAREAVKRMSVQNGGRGGAIVNVSSGASRLGSPGEYVDYAASKGAIDTLTIGLAKEVAASGIRVNAVRPGFIYTDIHASGGEPGRVDRIKNSIPLQRGGNAIEVAKAILWLLSDESSYSTGAILDVTGGK; this is encoded by the coding sequence ATGCAACAACCCGTTATTCTGATTACCGGCGCAAGTCGCGGCATCGGTGCAGCAACCGCAACTTTGGCTGCGCATAATGGTTACGCTGTTTGCATCAATTATAATAAAAATAAAACGGCTGCGGAAGCGCTCGTCCGCCAAATTAAGGATTTGGGCGTTCGTGTGATGGCCGTAAAAGCAGATGTTGCCAACGAAACCGAAGTGCAGCAAATGTTCCGAAACATCGATAGCACATTCGGGCGATTGGATGCGTTGGTGAACAACGCGGGCATTCTCGAAAAGCAAACCACTGTTCAACAGATTGATGCTGCGCGGCTGCAACGGGTATTTGCAACCAACGTGTTCGGCAGCTTTTTGTGTGCGCGGGAAGCCGTTAAACGAATGTCTGTCCAAAACGGCGGGCGCGGTGGCGCGATTGTAAATGTTTCGTCCGGTGCTTCCCGGCTCGGTTCGCCGGGTGAATATGTAGATTATGCGGCATCGAAAGGCGCAATCGACACATTAACCATCGGTTTGGCAAAAGAAGTTGCGGCGTCCGGCATCCGCGTGAATGCGGTTCGCCCGGGATTTATTTATACCGATATTCACGCCAGTGGCGGGGAGCCGGGCAGAGTCGATCGCATCAAAAACAGCATTCCGTTACAGCGCGGTGGAAATGCTATCGAAGTTGCTAAAGCCATTTTGTGGTTGTTGTCGGATGAATCATCGTATTCAACCGGTGCAATTCTGGATGTAACCGGCGGCAAATAA
- a CDS encoding zf-HC2 domain-containing protein, with amino-acid sequence MKPTHDVQIDCQQFDNWLAQQYSDELSTADAEKLEAHLQHCPKCSAVALNIGIVPTVLQSEAAALQPKPETQLLLQLHLQQRRKQQPKSSFWEKFSGIFQHRVPLYQAALGIAVVLLVMLLSGTPHIQPDDPPQKNSEFVELADSTMGGNAIDSSQIGRSLYEDSLLAKFFHTIM; translated from the coding sequence ATGAAACCCACACATGATGTACAAATAGATTGCCAACAATTCGACAATTGGCTGGCACAACAGTATTCGGATGAGCTGAGCACCGCCGACGCCGAAAAACTGGAAGCACATTTGCAACATTGCCCCAAATGCAGTGCTGTCGCCCTTAACATTGGCATCGTTCCGACCGTTTTGCAGTCGGAAGCAGCAGCATTGCAGCCCAAACCGGAAACACAATTATTGCTGCAATTGCATCTGCAACAGCGACGCAAACAGCAGCCGAAAAGCAGTTTTTGGGAGAAATTTTCGGGGATATTTCAGCACCGAGTGCCGCTGTATCAGGCGGCTTTGGGCATTGCCGTAGTGCTGCTGGTGATGTTGCTCAGCGGAACGCCGCACATTCAACCGGACGACCCGCCGCAAAAGAACAGCGAGTTTGTGGAACTCGCCGATTCAACAATGGGCGGCAATGCTATCGATTCGTCACAAATCGGGCGCAGCCTTTACGAAGATAGTTTGCTGGCAAAGTTTTTTCACACAATTATGTGA